One Anopheles marshallii chromosome 3, idAnoMarsDA_429_01, whole genome shotgun sequence genomic region harbors:
- the LOC128713944 gene encoding uncharacterized protein LOC128713944, translating into MGPTHQQAGRSASRSGPSSSTGQAPDQAQALRTQIQLEIEQKAKVCANTQYECTLPRVDSYVYCFRHILQDPNAPYKQCEFIFPNDRRCLEPSPKYDVKKDYGSNYCFEHSRQTQLKKTKSTIGKLVPVETTETLLHGLAHHVKVDKTKQHYMGNNTPLKITVHEDDDDADVDVVTPSVDPFVDVDVTAINDSGRIVLDYASDSSDDDAAILHPTYGSSWKAQEMDNSDNESVDSQGGDPLKHAGIYTAEEVTRITQEKLFRLQKLYIEQIHRLQHVLRERRRNYLKDQRTERDIHCSIYDQIKQTPRERLLYEKLKGLNRYHRKHGVEAILQRKYLEKRAKATEGLQQKPQTLPKCSYTEGGVKCGERTLPCCKHCRKHILEDKKQVLFRACGIEKSGVVCQETLAGLFENVTCPLHMELPAQRSFNKRKYESESEGECEISAMEVSSTVGGEKSPKVATNDNSSSVEATEEKKAVHLETKASAEADAKPSVKTENKRKVIKTEPNTPVSRLRNTRSSRAAMTKQEEQQTPDQEMTSTANDQEVKQEPNETQEMVTVLHPVTTTTMSQVDDLDLEECLLPASVIHKKKPDENTTKQIVQLETEATDVTSGSVVVEAENRSEKEPESSAQASKEENKQLEEMIEEGTSVVKAEDANVIEDPETISSNMSNQEAVVDTTTSTTDEAISAQKEKDDQDEATKSPKVSLTARQKKLLLATDKKES; encoded by the exons ATGGGACCGACACATCAGCAGGCAGGGCGATCTGCTAGCCGCAGCGGACCGAGCAGTAGCACCGGCCAGGCACCAGATCAAGCACAAGCGCTCCGCACCCAAATCCAGCTGGAAATTGAACAGAAAGCTAAAGTGTGCGCTAACACGCAGTACGAATGTACGCTGCCACGGGTAGACTCGTACGTTTACTGCTTCCGGCACATACTGCAGGACCCAAATGCTCCGTACAAACAGTGCGAATTTATATTTCCCAATGATCGTCGTTGCTTGGAACCATCACCGAAATATGACGTAAAGAAGGACTACGGTTCCAATTATTGCTTCGAGCACAGCCGGCAGACGCAGCTGAAAAAGACCAAATCCACGATCGGTAAGCTGGTGCCCGTGGAGACGACAGAAACGTTGCTTCACGGATTGGCACACCATGTGAAGGTGGATAAAACCAAGCAGCATTACATGGGCAACAACACCCCTCTAAAGATAACCGTGCatgaagatgacgatgatgcgGATGTGGATGTCGTAACACCATCGGTTGATCCTTTCG TTGACGTCGACGTTACAGCGATTAACGATTCCGGACGCATCGTGCTGGACTATGCTTCCGATTCGAGTGACGATGACGCGGCGATACTCCATCCTACGTACGGTTCATCCTGGAAGGCGCAAGAGATGGATAACTCAGACAACGAGAGTGTCGATTCGCAGGGCGGAGATCCGTTGAAGCATGCCGGTATCTACACGGCCGAGGAAGTGACGCGCATTACGCAGGAAAAGCTTTTCCGCCTGCAGAAACTGTACATCGAGCAGATTCACCGTCTGCAGCATGTGTTGCGCGAGCGGCGTCGAAACTATCTGAAGGACCAGCGTACCGAACGCGACATTCATTGTAGCATATATGACCAGATTAAGCAAACGCCCCGCGAACGGTTGCTGTACGAGAAGCTGAAGGGTTTGAACCGTTATCACCGTAAGCATGGTGTGGAAGCGATACTGCAGCGGAAATATTTGGAAAAACGGGCTAAAGCAACGGAGGGCCTACAGCAGAAACCACAGACACTGCCCAAGTGTTCGTACACCGAGGGTGGCGTGAAGTGTGGTGAGAGAACACTGCCATGCTGTAAGCACTGCCGCAAGCACATCCTAGAGGACAAGAAACAGGTGCTGTTCCGAGCGTGCGGCATCGAGAAGAGCGGTGTCGTTTGTCAGGAAACATTGGCTGGATTGTTCGAGAATGTGACCTGTCCGTTGCACATGGAACTACCGGCCCAGCGTTCGTTCAACAAGCGTAAATACGAATCCGAATCCGAAGGGGAGTGTGAAATCAGTGCCATGGAGGTTTCCAGTACAGTGGGTGGGGAGAAATCTCCCAAAGTAGCAACCAACGACAATTCCAGCAGTGTTGAGGCCACCGAGGAGAAGAAAGCTGTGCATTTAGAAACAAAAGCTAGTGCCGAAGCGGATGCAAAACCCTCGGttaaaaccgaaaacaaacgcaaagttATCAAAACGGAACCAAACACGCCGGTTTCACGATTGCGTAATACACGCTCCTCCCGGGCAGCCATGACCAAACAGGAAGAGCAGCAAACACCGGATCAAGAAATGACCAGCACAGCAAACGATCAGGAGGTGAAGCAGGAGCCAAATGAAACGCAAGAAATGGTCACAGTTTTGCATCCCGTCACCACTACTACCATGTCCCAGGTGGATGATCTCGACTTGGAAGAATGTCTTCTGCCGGCCAGTGTGATTCACAAAAAGAAACCAGACGAGAACACCACTAAACAAATCGTGCAATTGGAAACGGAAGCGACTGACGTTACTAGTGGATCGGTAGTTGTAGAAGCAGAAAATCGAAGCGAAAAAGAACCGGAATCTTCTGCTCAGGCCTCGAAAGAGGAGAACAAGCAGTTGGAGGAAATGATAGAAGAAGGAACATCAGTTGTCAAAGCTGAAGATGCGAATGTAATTGAAGATCCTGAAACCATTTCCTCCAACATGTCGAATCAGGAAGCTGTTGTAGATACAACCACGTCAACCACTGATGAGGCAATATCTgcacaaaaggaaaaagacgATCAGGATGAAGCGACCAAATCGCCGAAAGTGTCTCTGACAGCGAGACAAAAGAAGCTATTGCTCGCTACAGACAAGAAGGAATCGTAG
- the LOC128712255 gene encoding cyclin-T, whose translation MASGGSASGTTSKNDDSKWYFTAEQLASSPSRKCGMDADQELMYRQRAANLIQDMGQRLQVSQLCINTAIVYMHRFYAFHSFTQFHRNSIAAAALFLAAKVEEQPRKLEHIIKVVHICLGLDAPDPMRENYAEQAQDLVFNENVLLQTLGFDVAIDHPHTHVVKTCHLVKASKDLAQTSYFMASNSLHLTTMCLQYKPTVVACFCIHLACKWSRWEIPQSNEGRHWFHYVDKTVTLDLLKQLTDEFLHIFDRCPTRLKSKMKSIRADSGAEESGRRTGGSSSSSSSLMAAPSSSSVPRGLDESSSTSSSASSHHRPKQGSSSEMMKPHGMSSSGSHQKIPSSSSSGSGSRSRSERPSAGLSSSASLAGQQQQQQAPPQHYGSGGSSSSSSNNSKGPPSIPSHRGSMSSSMLINPSSAVSSQRSSAGGYQGHEGSKSRQPSSVSGLMQQASGPGAATGAGGSSSSGSSSSMHSGYNQMKAERHSSSGQKLAPKPQSTSSTSGSVAPNYNAKHQQQASQQQPSSLFSHPPSYNQSISGRASNLPLAEQQSSSSAGSSSSNQPKTESSSFRLLDESIGRLTDPMQMCTPPKQNKPSSIFSPDWKDSQNESLQNLPPSKSRSSGHYGNVTAGATSDRLLKPPKGSPSGKKQQLQQHHGSTMGPSRSDAQKKERRLDASSGLNVQQPIVSSKHQLMGHDKKSLMPPGSSSALPMVGGNSNVSNTGSNNGSSSSNIHPSHNLKRSLDGSGLPPNVLAASDGSSLGNLSGNGAPGGSMGAASSAANTSTSSMSSQAKRPHPSNEQIRQDDGTDFREQKVRRTEPSNSSFLSSGSPSDQLFNSSFDLASTFDKMDDSSSLFNFNDSSLLSQPLLSDSKPSTLAKSGGIFSNTINGIETNAALVSSLLKESLFSETPKFGSLYGTNEAPAGGARSDVTDTKPIDTSGSAPLAMDTKPQMTAMDNLHGLPPQSAGQQQLQVGGAGDSVPSGVVPPSYPWVTTNANLASDTSASVPPPANVQPVPGVAAVIDPTTQPTLGTTASTASDPDTDQGAGSHRSKSEKKKKKEKHKHKEKDKTKDRDREEKKKHKKDKDKHRDREHREKGDHHSGSGAGSENVSGGGGSIGSGHPYGSHSAQDPQPPPGPIKIKLNRAIIPPVLDGVGSHASGSGGSGGSGTGNDGLKIKIPKDRLSGSSSLPGGPATGGASSSAGGSHGASGHGVSGAGSSSSAGVGGGSASLKLKISKDKIEHYNVSATSEAIGGGGPHLSGAVGPAGGNVGMGGLGAIMGMGGPNAIGSGSSNSSSKKKDREKSKSKSSSSSSEHGNRQNGGGLVAPGNNSSKSSSKNLSTLPQQQSQPQQQYGIYNANQSMTAVTAPMAAAAGILPGLHGYNHQGGFDYQQSVASLQQQQQQQQQYYSQYGQFGQQQQQQFQQQMAASGASSMLMNASGGGVGAGMIGKIPGQAGPVGMQSSSLPPYYYGGGSGAGTATNQGSGGAGKK comes from the exons ATGGCTTCTGGTGGTAGCGCGAGCGGAACGACGAGTAAGAACGATGACTCGAAATGGTACTTTACTGCCGAGCAGCTCGCAAGCTCGCCGAGCCGCAAGTGTGGCATGGATGCGGATCAAGAGCTTATGTACAGACAGCGTGCTGCCAACCTGATACAGGATATGGGTCAGCGGTTACAAGT ATCTCAATTATGCATCAACACGGCCATTGTTTACATGCATCGGTTTTATGCATTTCATTCGTTCACACAATTCCACCGCAACAGCATAGCTGCCGCCGCTCTATTCCTAGCAGCAAAA GTCGAAGAACAACCACGCAAGCTGGAACACATCATCAAGGTCGTACACATATGTCTCGGGCTGGACGCACCTGATCCGATGCGGGAAAACTATGCCGAACAGGCACAGGATCTAGTGTTCAATGAGAATGTGCTGTTGCAAACGTTAGGGTTTGATGTGGCCATCGATCATCCCCATACTCATGTAGTGAAAACCTGTCACCTTGTGAAAG CTTCCAAAGATTTGGCGCAGACATCTTACTTCATGGCATCCAATAG TTTACACCTTACAACCATGTGCCTGCAGTACAAACCGACGGTCGTGGCCTGTTTTTGCATTCATCTCGCCTGCAAATGGTCCCGATGGGAG ATTCCGCAGTCGAACGAGGGTCGCCACTGGTTTCACTATGTGGACAAGACGGTAACGCTCGATCTGTTGAAGCAGCTGACGGACGAGTTTCTGCACATTTTCGATCGCTGTCCGACGAGattgaaaagcaaaatgaaatcgATACGGGCAGATTCGGGAGCG GAGGAATCCGGTCGACGAACAGGtggtagcagtagtagcagcagtagcctAATGGCTGCACCTTCCTCATCATCTGTACCGCGCGGTCTTGATGAAAGCAGTTCGACCTCATCGTCCGCCTCTAGTCATCATCGTCCTAAGCAGGGTTCCAGCT CCGAAATGATGAAACCGCACGGAATGTCGTCTTCCGGGAGCCATCAAAAGATTCCTTCCTCATCGTCGTCTGGTTCGGGATCCCGTTCGCGTTCCGAGCGACCATCCGCGGGTCTATCGTCATCCGCTAGTTTGGCGggtcagcagcaacagcaacaagcacCGCCTCAGCATTATGGAAGCGGtggaagtagtagtagtagcagcaatAATAGCAAAGGTCCACCATCGATACCATCGCACCGAGGCAGCATGTCGTCGTCTATGTTGATTAACCCTTCCAGTGCCGTGTCGTCTCAGCGATCGAGCGCCGGTGGCTATCAGGGACACGAGGGAAGTAAATCCCGTCAACCGTCGTCTGTTTCCGGGCTGATGCAGCAAGCAAGCGGTCCAGGTGCTGCAACAGGTGCTGGTGGAAGCTCGTCATCCGGTTCTTCATCGTCCATGCATTCCGGTTACAACCAGATGAAGGCGGAACGGCACAGTAGCAGTGGGCAGAAACTAGCACCGAAACCGCAGTCAACTTCTTCAACGTCAGGCTCCGTAGCACCTAACTATAACGCGAAACATCAACAGCAAGCGTCTCAGCAGCAACCTTCATCTCTCTTTTCTCATCCGCCAAGCTACAACCAATCGATCAGTGGCCGTGCATCGAATCTTCCCCTAGCTGAGCAGCAATCGTCATCGAGTGCaggcagtagtagcagtaatCAGCCAAAAACGGAATCATCTTCCTTCCGATTGCTTGACGAATCGATAGGACGCTTAACCGATCCGATGCAGATGTGTACAccgccaaaacaaaacaaaccatcgtcAATCTTCAGCCCTGACTGGAAAGATTCGCAAAACGAATCGTTGCAGAACTTACCGCCGAGTAAATCACGATCGAGTGGCCACTACGGTAATGTAACGGCCGGTGCAACATCCGATCGATTGCTAAAACCACCGAAGGGTAGTCCTAGCGGCAAAAAGCAACAGCTTCAACAGCATCACGGTTCGACAATGGGACCATCGCGCTCTGATGCACAGAAGAAAGAACGCCGTCTGGATGCCTCTTCGGGGCTCAATGTACAGCAACCAATAGTTTCTAGCAAGCATCAGCTAATGGGACACGACAAAAAATCGCTAATGCCACCGGGGTCCTCCAGCGCTCTTCCGATGGTCGGTGGCAATAGTAACGTTAGTAACACTGGTAGCAATAAcggtagtagcagtagtaatATTCACCCTAGCCACAATTTAAAACGATCACTAGACGGATCGGGTTTACCTCCGAATGTACTAGCCGCCAGCGATGGTTCGTCGCTTGGCAATCTTTCCGGTAATGGAGCGCCTGGTGGTTCGATGGGAGCAGCAAGTAGCGCCGCTAATACCAGCACTAGCAGCATGTCCTCGCAAGCGAAACGGCCGCATCCGAGCAACGAACAGATTCGGCAAGACGATGGGACCGATTTTCGAGAGCAGAAAGTACGTCGAACTGAACCATCCAACTCATCGTTTCTCTCTTCTGGATCGCCTTCAGACCAGCTGTTTAACTCCTCCTTCGATCTGGCCAGCACGTTCGACAAGATGGACGATTCCTCGTCGCTGTTCAACTTTAACGACAGCTCGCTGCTTTCGCAACCGCTGCTGAGTGACTCGAAACCGTCGACGCTGGCAAAAAGTGGTGGCATTTTTAGCAACACAATTAACGGCATCGAGACGAACGCAGCGCTCGTTAGCAGTTTACTGAAGGAAAGTTTGTTCAGCGAGACGCCAAAATTCGGCTCCCTTTACGGTACGAATGAGGCACCGGCCGGTGGGGCACGGTCTGATGTTACCGATACAAAGCCAATCGATACGAGCGGCAGTGCACCGTTAGCTATGGACACGAAACCACAAATGACTGCGATGGATAATTTGCACGGACTTCCGCCACAGTCCGCCGGTCAGCAACAGTTGCAGGTTGGTGGTGCGGGCGATTCGGTACCATCCGGTGTGGTTCCACCTTCCTATCCATGGGTAACTACAAATGCTAACCTTGCGAGTGATACTTCTGCCAGTGTTCCGCCGCCAGCGAACGTACAACCAGTACCGGGTGTTGCTGCCGTGATTGATCCTACTACACAACCCACACTAGGTACAACGGCCTCAACGGCTTCCGATCCAGACACGGACCAGGGTGCAGGTAGTCATAGGTCTAaatcggaaaagaaaaagaagaaggaaaagcacAAGCACAAAGAAAAGGACAAGACGAAGGATCGCGATCgcgaggagaagaaaaagcacaaaaaagacAAAGACAAGCATCGGGATCGTGAACATCGGGAGAAAGGAGATCACCATTCGGGGTCAGGTGCGGGATCGGAGAATgtttccggtggtggtggtagtatcGGTAGTGGCCATCCGTACGGTTCACATTCGGCCCAGGATCCACAGCCACCACCGGGCCCGATTAAGATCAAACTTAACCGTGCGATCATCCCGCCAGTGTTGGATGGAGTTGGATCACATGCTTCCGGTTCGGGAGGTTCCGGCGGATCTGGTACGGGAAATGATGGATTAAAGATAAAAATTCCAAAGGACCGATTGTCCGGTTCGTCCTCATTACCTGGTGGTCCGGCAACAGGCGGCGCATCGTCATCAGCCGGAGGTTCCCATGGTGCATCGGGTCATGGTGTTTCTGGCGCGGGTAGTTCTTCCAGTGCTGGTGTTGGTGGCGGATCGGCGTccttaaaattgaaaatttccaaGGATAAAATAGAACACTACAATGTCAGCGCTACAAGCGAGGCAATTGGAGGCGGTGGTCCACATCTTAGTGGTGCGGTTGGTCCTGCTGGAGGAAATGTGGGCATGGGCGGACTAGGAGCAATCATGGGGATGGGAGGTCCCAATGCTATCGGTAGTGgcagtagtaatagtagtagtaaaaaaaaggatcgtgAGAAAAGTAAATCGAAGTCATCTAGCTCATCTTCGGAACACGGAAATCGTCAAAATGGTGGTGGTTTAGTGGCTCCCGGAAACAATAGTAGCAAGTCATCCAGCAAG AATCTATCAACTTTACCGCAGCAGCAATCCCAACCGCAACAGCAGTACGGTATCTACAATGCAAACCAATCCATGACGGCTGTAACCGCCCCTATGGCAGCCGCAGCCGGAATACTACCAGGCCTGCACGGATATAATCATCAGGGTGGGTTCGACTACCAGCAATCGGTTGCATCactccaacagcaacagcagcaacagcaacagtactATTCCCAATATGGTCAATTcggccaacagcagcagcaacagtttcaGCAGCAAATGGCGGCTTCCGGTGCCAGTTCGATGTTGATGAACGCATCCGGGGGTGGCGTTGGCGCAGGCATGATTGGTAAGATTCCTGGACAAGCAGGCCCGGTGGGCATGCAATCGTCCTCACTGCCACCGTACTACTACGGTGGAGGATCCGGTGCGGGAACGGCCACCAATCAGGGCAGTGGTGGTGCTGGTAAAAAATAA